From a region of the Cucumis sativus cultivar 9930 chromosome 6, Cucumber_9930_V3, whole genome shotgun sequence genome:
- the LOC101206029 gene encoding vesicle transport protein GOT1 isoform X1 produces the protein MAYELTEQKRVGLGLIGFGFFFTFLAVILFFDRGLLALGNMFWLIGVALLLGWHSTWNLFTSRANYKGSASFLLGLFFIFVRWPIIGILLEICGCFLLFGGFWPSIKGFLYQIPVLGWVLPYPIMGLDRRWWDILTPRRYVDELRTV, from the exons ATGGCCTATGAATTGACTGAGCAAAAAC GAGTTGGACTTGGGCTGATTGGTTTTGGcttcttttttacatttttggcTGTAATCCTTTTCTTTGACAGGGGATTGCTTGCTTTAGGAAAT ATGTTTTGGTTAATCGGAGTGGCACTTTTACTTGGTTGGCATTCTACATGGAACCTATTTACCAGTCGAGCAAATTACAAG gGTTCTGCATCATTTCTTCTCGGcctcttcttcatttttgttcgcTGGCCCATAATTGGCATACTTTTGGAGATTTGTGGCTGCTTTCTTCTCTTTGG TGGTTTTTGGCCCTCAATTAAAGGATTTTTGTACCAGATTCCAGTTCTTGGATGGGTTCTTCCGTACCCCATCATG GGCTTGGATCGGAGGTGGTGGGACATCCTTACCCCCCGAAGATATGTCGATGAGCTTCGCACGGTTTGA
- the LOC101206029 gene encoding vesicle transport protein GOT1 isoform X2: MAYELTEQKRVGLGLIGFGFFFTFLAVILFFDRGLLALGNMFWLIGVALLLGWHSTWNLFTSRANYKGSASFLLGLFFIFVRWPIIGILLEICGCFLLFGGFWPSIKGFLYQIPVLGWVLPYPIMILESLWRGSG, encoded by the exons ATGGCCTATGAATTGACTGAGCAAAAAC GAGTTGGACTTGGGCTGATTGGTTTTGGcttcttttttacatttttggcTGTAATCCTTTTCTTTGACAGGGGATTGCTTGCTTTAGGAAAT ATGTTTTGGTTAATCGGAGTGGCACTTTTACTTGGTTGGCATTCTACATGGAACCTATTTACCAGTCGAGCAAATTACAAG gGTTCTGCATCATTTCTTCTCGGcctcttcttcatttttgttcgcTGGCCCATAATTGGCATACTTTTGGAGATTTGTGGCTGCTTTCTTCTCTTTGG TGGTTTTTGGCCCTCAATTAAAGGATTTTTGTACCAGATTCCAGTTCTTGGATGGGTTCTTCCGTACCCCATCATG ATTCTCGAAAGTCTGTGGAGGGGCTCTGGGTGA